Proteins from one Chitinophaga oryzae genomic window:
- a CDS encoding methylenetetrahydrofolate reductase: protein MKVTEHIAQAKDTLISFEILPPLKGKSIDSIYDHLDPLMDFKPAYINVTYHRSEHMFKKKADGAFEKVEIRKRPGTVGICAAIMNHYNVDAVPHLICGGFSREETENALIDLAFLGIDNVLVLRGDAPKNETFFEPDPHGHAYASELLDQVVHMNNGVYLEDDLQGGVKTNFCIGVAGYPEKHFEAPNMQTDMGYLKKKVEMGADYIVTQMFFDNQKFFDFVGKCREMGITVPIIPGLKPLTSKKQMNILPRIFHVDLPTELSGEIMRCKTDKEVEQVGTEWLINQSRELKAFGVPVLHYYTLGKPQVVRKAVEAII from the coding sequence ATGAAAGTAACAGAACATATTGCCCAGGCGAAGGATACACTGATATCTTTCGAAATCCTTCCCCCGCTGAAAGGAAAGAGCATTGACTCCATCTACGACCATCTGGACCCGTTGATGGACTTCAAGCCGGCCTATATCAATGTAACCTACCACCGCAGTGAGCATATGTTCAAAAAGAAGGCCGACGGTGCTTTCGAAAAGGTGGAAATCCGGAAACGCCCCGGTACGGTAGGTATCTGCGCCGCTATTATGAACCATTATAATGTGGATGCGGTCCCCCATTTGATCTGTGGCGGTTTTAGCCGGGAGGAAACTGAAAACGCACTGATCGACCTGGCCTTCCTGGGGATAGATAACGTGTTGGTCCTCAGGGGAGACGCTCCAAAAAACGAAACGTTTTTTGAGCCCGACCCTCACGGTCATGCCTATGCCAGCGAACTGCTGGACCAGGTAGTGCACATGAATAACGGGGTATACCTGGAAGACGACCTGCAGGGCGGCGTAAAAACCAACTTCTGCATCGGCGTGGCCGGATACCCGGAAAAACACTTCGAAGCGCCCAATATGCAGACAGATATGGGCTACCTGAAGAAAAAAGTGGAAATGGGAGCGGATTATATCGTCACCCAGATGTTCTTCGACAACCAGAAATTCTTTGATTTTGTGGGCAAATGCCGCGAAATGGGCATCACCGTACCAATCATCCCGGGCCTGAAGCCCCTTACCTCCAAAAAGCAGATGAACATCCTGCCGCGGATTTTCCATGTAGACCTGCCCACGGAGCTGTCCGGCGAAATTATGCGCTGCAAAACTGACAAAGAGGTAGAACAGGTAGGCACCGAATGGCTGATCAACCAGTCCAGGGAATTAAAAGCTTTTGGCGTACCGGTGCTCCACTACTACACGCTGGGCAAACCACAGGTAGTGCGCAAAGCGGTAGAAGCCATCATATAA
- a CDS encoding porin family protein — protein MKCFKFLCVLATLAATTTIVNAQVSLGLQGGYVNAEMNVSSGSSGGTQPGSKPLHSWQAGFYLNIPLFPNGALQPGLSYIVKGANRSFNGQQDVNVALPGATKIRLQYLELPVNLVYKIPIGIGKLAIGGGGYAAYCTRGDYDLAIYKEGKLLQSSSQRVDFGKSPNVFTTGYDLQRWDAGLNAVATIEFNCYVTLGVNYSYGLIDMDRSAGNIKNRYFGVNVGILFNREDW, from the coding sequence ATGAAGTGTTTTAAATTCCTGTGCGTGTTGGCCACGCTGGCTGCTACCACCACAATTGTTAATGCCCAGGTAAGCTTAGGTTTGCAAGGGGGTTATGTGAATGCCGAAATGAATGTCTCTTCCGGATCCTCCGGGGGCACACAGCCCGGATCAAAGCCGTTGCACAGCTGGCAGGCTGGTTTTTACCTGAATATTCCCCTGTTTCCCAACGGCGCCCTGCAACCGGGACTAAGTTATATCGTTAAAGGAGCCAACCGGTCGTTTAACGGCCAGCAGGACGTCAACGTGGCTTTACCCGGCGCTACTAAAATCAGACTGCAATACCTGGAACTGCCGGTAAACCTGGTATATAAAATTCCGATCGGTATTGGAAAACTGGCAATCGGCGGTGGCGGCTACGCAGCTTATTGCACACGCGGCGATTATGACCTGGCTATCTACAAAGAAGGAAAATTGCTGCAGTCCAGCAGCCAACGGGTAGACTTCGGAAAAAGTCCCAATGTGTTCACCACCGGGTATGACCTGCAGCGCTGGGATGCCGGTTTAAATGCTGTTGCCACCATCGAGTTTAACTGCTACGTGACGCTTGGCGTTAACTACAGCTACGGCCTGATAGACATGGACAGGTCCGCCGGTAATATTAAGAACAGGTACTTCGGCGTCAATGTTGGCATACTGTTTAACCGGGAAGACTGGTAG
- a CDS encoding porin family protein, with translation MKKVLLAAVALLIAGVTFGQTKWGIVAGPQFSSVTTKASAFGTTSKETSKLLTGLRAGVTVDIPLGDEFYVGTGLLYSGKGGKFKNSDMKVSLGYLQVPINFMFKPEVGSGNLVLAVGPYIAYGVTGKYKDMPLVGERKAFDDEAGLAKLKRFDAGGNIQIGYEIPAGLYFGLNADLGMVNAFDNTSNDAKFKNTSFGVSVGYKFSGR, from the coding sequence ATGAAAAAGGTACTCTTAGCTGCGGTCGCCTTATTGATCGCAGGCGTTACATTCGGTCAGACAAAATGGGGCATTGTAGCAGGCCCTCAGTTTTCCAGTGTAACCACCAAAGCATCCGCTTTTGGTACTACCTCCAAGGAAACCAGCAAGCTTTTGACAGGATTAAGGGCCGGCGTAACCGTCGACATTCCTTTAGGGGATGAATTTTACGTAGGCACCGGCTTATTGTATTCCGGCAAAGGCGGTAAGTTCAAAAACTCCGACATGAAGGTGTCCCTGGGCTACCTGCAGGTGCCGATCAACTTCATGTTCAAACCTGAAGTTGGCAGCGGTAACCTGGTACTGGCCGTCGGCCCTTACATCGCGTATGGCGTTACCGGTAAATACAAGGACATGCCACTCGTCGGTGAAAGAAAGGCTTTCGATGACGAAGCCGGTCTTGCTAAACTGAAGCGTTTTGATGCAGGCGGTAACATCCAGATCGGGTACGAAATCCCTGCCGGCCTTTATTTCGGCCTGAACGCCGACCTGGGCATGGTCAACGCATTTGACAATACCAGCAACGACGCTAAGTTTAAAAACACTTCCTTCGGTGTGTCCGTAGGTTATAAATTCAGCGGTCGTTAA